GACACGCACAGCTACTGCCCATTCAAGGGTGAGGCCGGCTACTACAGCGTGACCACCTCGGCCGGCGACACCGTCGAGGATGCCATCTGGACCTACGAACAGCCCTATCCCGCGGTGGCCGCGATAGCCGGGCACGTCGCGTTCTATCCCGACAAGGCCGACATCAGCGTCGAGCCGGGATAGCAGCCACTCAGGGAAACACCTTCGCCAACGACTGCGTATCGCTGTATTCGCGCAGCGACACGATCTGGCCGTCGTGGCATTCGAAGATGCAGACGAACGGGCTGTCGTAGCGGGTGCCGCCGGCGGTGACGCCTTCGGCCTGCCCTTCGACGACGACCGTCTCGCCTTCGTTGACACAGCGCAGCAATTCGATAGTGACCTCGAACTTCTTTTTGCGGCGCTCGACCGCGCGCCGCA
The nucleotide sequence above comes from Mycobacterium pseudokansasii. Encoded proteins:
- a CDS encoding nuclear transport factor 2 family protein; translation: MTPFDDPQAELAWMFMQSMCEGGDLDEGFTLLSDDFTYWSIATRSAIDKATLRRAVERRKKKFEVTIELLRCVNEGETVVVEGQAEGVTAGGTRYDSPFVCIFECHDGQIVSLREYSDTQSLAKVFP